CATTCACCTGCTAAACTTGACATTGGCACACAATGCCATCCACACACTTTATGGCGAAGCCTTTTCGGAGCTGAGCAGACTTCGATACCTGGATCTTTCGTACAATCGCCTGGAGCAGATCGATGAGCATATCCTTGAGTCGAACAGCCAACTGATCCACCTCAATCTGGAGGGCAATAAGTTGTCCACCCTGGGCAAGGGACCCATTTTAAGGAGTCCCTCGCTTCGCTCTCTCAATCTTCGCAACTCGCAGGTGAATCAATTGGGAAACCAGCTGCTGAGTGGTCTGCCCCAATTGCGTCAGCTGGATTTGGCTCGGAATATGCTAGTGACGCTAAGTCCTGGCGACTTTCATGCCCCGCGCTATTTGGCCTCGCTGAATTTGGAGGACAACCCCTTCAATTGCGATCGGGCTTTGGCCAAAGTGGCCACTGGCCTACGACAGCGTGGAGTGGCCATTTTCATGAGCGACTgcgtggaggaggaggtgccTTCTCCCCAGGAGGATGTAGATGTGAATGTCGTGGAGGATGCCACGAAGAAGCTAGAACGCATGGAGCACTTCGAGCCTAGCACCCAAGGACCTCAGTCGGTGCTCTCCGTCTGGCGGGAGTTGGACTCCAGTGAGGAGGAGAGCAGTGAGCAGGAGGACGACGACCAGATGTCATCGCTCAGCGATGTTTGCGAGGGCAGCCGGGAGAAGCTCTGCCTGAGATACCGCACTTGCTTGGAGCGCGTGAGTCATGAACTGCTGGCCGGGGGAAACTCGCAGCTGGACGAGGAAATCATACGCACACACTCCTACGACGAGGATGACCTCAAGCTGGCCTTTGTGGTGGGCGGAGCCACGGGCGTCTGCATGGTCATCTTCATCATCACCTTTGCCCTGTGCATCAAGAGTTGCTGTGAGATGCGCAAGAAGAAAAGCAACGCGGAGGTAGTCGAAGCGGATTCAGGTAGGTTTACTCAAATAGgatattaaacaagaaaggaagctaccttcggccagccgaagcttatatacccttgtagataaaagaatactcactcggtgcagttccaggttcagcgtttcgatttatttcaattttgtttttaagtagtcaagaatcaaaacgcctacttcctacaaagttacaatgatccggctggctccgacatatgtactacctgcaatagaaagaagaccttcgggaaagtttcatcgcgatagctttaaaactgagagactagttcgcatagaaacggacagacggacagacggacagacggacatggctagatagactcggctattggtgctgatcaagaatatatatactttatgtggtcggaaacgtctccttcactgcgttgcaaacatctgactgaaattataataccctctacaagggtataaaaagttaattatttgaatttcattGTCCTTTAGCTCCCTTGGATCCCTCGCAGGAGAGCCTGCCCACCATACACACCTGGTCACCGCAGCGGACTCGCCACCCCAGACGCTCCAATCCTCAGCGTGCATCGCGTGCCGTTGTCCGCCAGCCCTACGGACCGCAGGACAATTTCGTATCGCGGCTCTTTGGTCGTCCGGCCCGCAGTCAGTACTACCGGACCATCAATCAGAACACGGCCACCCTCATCCGGCGACTGAGTCGGAGCAACCTCTTCACGAGTCGGGATCGGGAGCCCAGTTCTCCCACCACTCCACCGACAACTTCTACGGCCAGGTTCTACACGGATGTGGTCGCAAGTGGAGCCGCGCGA
The genomic region above belongs to Drosophila takahashii strain IR98-3 E-12201 chromosome 2L, DtakHiC1v2, whole genome shotgun sequence and contains:
- the LOC108061342 gene encoding uncharacterized protein, with protein sequence MALQCVVKPKMWLGLKQILLYVGLLLCVLLQVCRSKTQSQMFCPTVCHCDLHAQRNRAICSAKRLISANIEMPKTVELLDLSYNDITTIEDDSFKTTIHLLNLTLAHNAIHTLYGEAFSELSRLRYLDLSYNRLEQIDEHILESNSQLIHLNLEGNKLSTLGKGPILRSPSLRSLNLRNSQVNQLGNQLLSGLPQLRQLDLARNMLVTLSPGDFHAPRYLASLNLEDNPFNCDRALAKVATGLRQRGVAIFMSDCVEEEVPSPQEDVDVNVVEDATKKLERMEHFEPSTQGPQSVLSVWRELDSSEEESSEQEDDDQMSSLSDVCEGSREKLCLRYRTCLERVSHELLAGGNSQLDEEIIRTHSYDEDDLKLAFVVGGATGVCMVIFIITFALCIKSCCEMRKKKSNAEVVEADSAPLDPSQESLPTIHTWSPQRTRHPRRSNPQRASRAVVRQPYGPQDNFVSRLFGRPARSQYYRTINQNTATLIRRLSRSNLFTSRDREPSSPTTPPTTSTARFYTDVVASGAARPETPPPNYGDVVVIENCDNK